ATCCGACCGGGAAGAGCTCCGACGTAGGTTCTCCGGTGACCGCGGATTTCCGCTTCGTCGCGCATCCCGCCTAAAGAGAAGCGGAAGAAAGTACGTCCCATCGAACGGGCAATCGAACGTCCAATCGAAGTTTTACCAACCCCGGGAGGACCTACCAAACAAAGGATTGGGCCCTTTGAGGATTGTTTTAATTTTCTCACGGAGAGAAACTCTATGATGCGTTCTTTCACATCTTCGAGTCCGTAGTGATCAGCTTCGAGAATTTTTCTTGCTTCTGAGACCTCAATCCGGTCTTCGGTGACAACACTCCAAGGAACATCGAGCAACCAATCGATAAAAGTGCGCGAAACGCTGTAATCAGCAGATGAGGGATTCATCCGACTTAACCGTTCGAGCTCCTTGTCGGCAGCAGCTTGAGCACTCTCCGGGAGTTTTGCAGCGAGGATTCGTTGTTTTAACTCCTCGAGTTCTTTTCCTTCGTACTCGCCGAGTTCACGTTGAATCGCCCGCATTTGTTCGCGGAGCATGAATTCGCGTTGGGTTTTGTTGATCTCCCCTTCGACTTCGGATTGGAGTTTATTTCCGAGTCGGAGTACTTCCTGCTCGCGGGTAATTATCGATAGCAAACGAGTTAACCGTTCCACTACATCGTCAGCTTCCAATAGGCGCTGGCGGTGGATTACCGGCAGGTTCAGATTTGCGCCAATTAGGTCGGCGAGCTGTCCAGGATCTTGCACATTCACGACAGCGATTTTGAGTTCGTCGGGATATTGTTGGCTTAACTCGAAGAGCTCGCTCATCTCCTCTTGGACTTTCCGGCGTAACGCTTCCGCCTTTGCCGAATCAGAGATCGTGGTGGGTAGCGGCTCGATGCGTGCACGCCAGTAGGGTTGCGACTTCTCTATTGAAGTTAACCGAATTCGGTCGGTGCCTTGCAGCAACAAACGCATGGTACCATCTGGCATCCGAATCATTTTCAAAACTTGGACGGAACACCCAATCACAAAGGTTTCATCATCTCCAAGGGCTGTCGGAAACAGCTCTTGCCCGGGAATTGGTTCGGGGCGGCGGGTCACCACACAAAACAGTTTTGAACCAGCTAACACATCGTTAACAAGTTTGGTAACCGCTGGTTCGCTTACGGTGAAAGGGAGAACTAAACCGGGAAAAACAACATTATCGATTGGGAGAACAGGCAATACTTCAGGTAGAGTTGGTCGGTTCTCGCTGGTAGGTTCATGGAGTTCGGGCATTGTCATTCACTCCCTACTTCGATGTGTATTGTACCTGTTTGCTGCAACAGTTTCTTCATCCGGACAGTGACGATGCCATTGACATATCGCGCTTCGACCGAGTCTTGTACCACAGGCGAAGAGAGTACGAACTCCCGTTCAAAAGGTCCGTAACTGATTTCCATTAGTTGATAGTTACGTTTCGCAAAACCTTCGACATCCTCACGGGAACCGGAGATTTTGATGGTATTTCCTTCCTGTACCAATGAGGTATGCGCCATGTCGATACCGGCTAAATCGATAATCAAAATGATTTCGGTGTCAGTTTCAAACATATCGGTGGCGGGCCGCCAGCCGCTGTATGCCTGCATGGATATGGGGCGATTGAAATAATTCCGGAAGATGAAATCCATTTCATCGCTGCCATCGGACGGGCTCAAACTGACCCGTAACGACTCCGACATATTCACTCCTTTTGACATCGCCTGTTTGTTTTTGTATTATTCAAGTCTATTGTGAGAAAGGAAAACAGCTACCATGAGCTACGTATGCGAAATTTGCGGTAAAGGATCGTTGAAAGGAAATAACGTTTCCCACGCCCACAACTTAACGATTCGCCGCTGGAAACCGAATCTGCAACGGGTTCGCACCAAGACCCCGCAAGGCACCCGGATGGTTCGGGTTTGCACTTCCTGTATTCAAGGCGGAAAAATTGTTAAAGCTTAGTTTGCTTTTTAGAGAACTTACTGCGCTCGAAGGATTACTCCATCGAGCGCTGTTTTCGCTTTTACCGCCGAGATTTTCTCGGCGGCTTCTTTTTCAGTAGCAAATCTACCGCTCCAAACCCGCCACATCTTGCGATCCCCGATCACAATCGATACGACTTCCGCTGAAAAACCGTGATTCTTTAAGGTTAGCGCGATTCCATCGGCAGTCCCTTTTTTTGTAAAGGAACCGAATTGGGCAACGAATTTCCCAGTGCCGTCGTTGATTGAAACAGGTTGCTTAGCCGACGAGATTTCTCCGGGTACGCCTGGAGCATTCGGTGATTTCGCAACGTGTGGATCCGATGCAACAAGGGCATCCGAAGATGGCTCAAGGTTCACTGCGACAAAGGTTTGTAAGTGCCCGAGACGTTGTTTTGCAAACTTTCCCGCCGCACCGTTAGGGTCTAAGACGAGTACTCTTTCGTACAACGGTTGGGCTGTTTTCGCATCGTTAGCTTGCAACGCTTGCACTAATACCGTCCACGGTTCGGGCAGCTTGCCATTTTGCTCGAGGGTGGTAAGCGAAGCGATGTCACCGCGCTCGGCGAGCTTATACCAGCTGGCTTGTTGTGCCAGAGCGACAGTTGCAACTATCGATAATATAAGAAGAAATAAAAGGAGTGTTTTCATTTTGCTTTAACTGAAATATTACTTTGGTTTCACGTTTTGCTGAAATCGGTTTGAGACGAAAAAACTCTCACATTAGGTCTCGTGATTGGCGTATGCCAAACACCACTGATGTACGGGCTTGGAAGCCCGTAGCCACCAGCAAAACTATGTATTGAAAGATTCCCACGCGCCACAAGAGGGACAGAACCACCGCATAGCATCGGAAGAGAATCCGCAATTACTGCAATTGAAAGCACTATGCGGTGGCGCCAACCGCTTCATTGCCTGCAATCCGGGTTTCGCTAACTCATCCACTTTCTTCAACCGGGTTAAATGACGCGCCAACTCATATTGCAGCAACTCGTTGCCGGGATTCGCTTCTAAACCTTCCCGGAGAATCCTCAGAGCGCTTTCGTTATCGGCTTTTCGCTCCGCAATCGTCGCCAGTGCAACATAGCCTTGCACAATGTGATGCTGCTTCGTCAAGAAACTCCGATAGAATCCCTCAACCTCTTCAAATCGACCTTGTTCAAACAGAATCGCTTCGAGTAATGGGAATGCGATATCGGCAGATTCAGGCGAATTTTCCATTAACAATTCGACTTCTTTTATCGCATCAGAGATTCGCTTCTCCCGGCGATAAGATTCTGCCAACCCGAGGTAAGCGCCTGGGAACGAAGCGTCATATTTAATTGCTTCCCGATAGCGCAACCGTCCTTCCTTACCTTTGCCTGCAGCTCCTAAGCGGTCACCATCAAGGGTGCAGATAATTGCCATTCGGCGGGCATCGAGTGACTTCTTGCGAAGATTGGAAAGCTTTAACGAAGTGTCAATGTATCCGCTCCAATCCCCTTTCCCTGCAAGGTATTGCAACCGGCGCTCTAATGCCCACGCATTCGATTTATCGACCGCGAGAATTAAATCGAGATGCTCGAGAGTTTTCTCAGGATGCTGGGCGACATGAAAATCTTCAGCCAATGCTTTGTGGATCGATATCCGCTCGGCTGCGCTCAACGACTCGCGTATCGCCAGTTCCATGTGAATTTTCAATGCGCGTTCGATGTCGTTCTGTTTGCGTAAAACAGTACCGAGCCAGACTCGGGCAAATACATTGTCGGGGTCTTCTTTCGCAGCGTTAGCAAGGTGCTTTGCCGCTAACTGGAGTTCGTTTTCTAATAAGGCGTTTAATCCGGTTTCAAATTCGCTTAAATCGCTACGCCGGAAAGGTCGCCTCGCCGATGAATGGTAGTAGAACCAACTCCCGGCTGCGATTAGGGAAACGAATAGTAACAGTAGAAATAGTTCGGTCACGAGCGCCTCACATTTCGAGATATCGGATGATTATTCATGGCACTCAATACAAAGTTGCGATGTTGTTGTTGGTAGTTTGATGAAATGATGGTTGTTCTACGTTGGTCAGCCTTGATTGGCTAACCTCACAGGCGATTCTCCAGAATTGCATTTTCCTTTTTACAGGTCTGGAGACCTGTCGGTACCCGTGTTAGGCAGGTTGCCTAACCTCCTTACATTTCGCAGACAAGATTGTCTGCGCTACGGCGGACAGACTATTCTGTGGTCTGGCCTACGCGCCGAATCCTTCATATTCATCGGAAGATCGTCCACTCCGGCTCTCAGTAACGGTAACCATCGGCATTGCACTTCGCGAACGGAATGCCATCTCCAACTCTTTATCCAGATTCAGATTGCGCAATCGGTTGAGTTCGTCTTTGAGTCGAACACATTCTCTTCGGTAGCGCGATACATCTCCCCGGAGTTTCAATTGTGCGGTTAATGTCATAACAAAATAGATCAGAATGCCAACGACAAATGCACCGAACAACGCCATAAACAACGGGATAGGTGTAGAAGTGTAAGTCCCGAACGTAATCGTTACCGTTTGCGATTGGTTTTGGAGTGCAAACGCCATTACAGTGAGAATCACTACCGTAACGATGATCCAACGAATAAAAGGCATAACTCCTCCCTATCCCGTCTTGCTACACCGGTTGCCCTACCAATGTTAGACTTCGAACGGCGACAATTTCCACAGGAACAAGTTCACCCGGCTTGCCTGCCGTAACGGGTAATACGCACGGCCGATTCTGGGGTGTTCGACCGATCCACTCCTGATCACTCTTCGGGGAAATTGACTCTATCAAGATAACCGATTTCGTTCCGATGTAGGAGTTAATCAACGCCTTTTCCTGTTCCCGTTGTAACGTTATCAATCGCTCAAGTCGCCGCTGTTTTTCTGCTTCGGGTACATCATCCAGCCAGTTTGCCGCTTTGGTGTACGGTCGTTGCGAATACTTGAACATGAACGCGCCAGAATACCTTACTGCCCGCATTACTTCTACAGTATCCTCAAACTGCTCGGCAGTTTCACCGGGGAACCCGACGATGACATCCGTCGAAAATGCTACATCGGGTATAATAGAGCGAATATGATCAACCAATGCGAGATACTCTTTTTTGGTGTATCCTCTGTTCATCCGTTCCAATACGATATCGTTGCCCGCCTGTAAAGGTAAATGAATATGTGGCACGAGTACTGCAGGATTCTCCACCATCGCATACAAGAGGGGATCGGGAAAATCTTTTGGATGAGGAGAAGTAAACCGAACTCGCTTAACTCCGGGTATTTCACCAACCGCTTTCATCAAATCAGCAAAATGCTCACCAGACTCCTCATCGATCCATGAATTTACATTTTGTCCGAGCAAGGTAATTTCACCAAAACCGTGTTGTACAGCCTCTTCGACTTCCCGGATTATACTATGTAATTTGCGTGAACGTTCCCTGCCGCGGGTATGGGGAACGATACAGAATGTGCAGAAGTTATCACACCCGCGCATGATCGATACCCAAGCGTTGGTGCCTTCGCCGCGAACCGGGAAAATCTCTTCATAATTTTCAAACCGGTCACGCCGCACAAGCACCGCTGGCTCACGGTCACCACTCTGAAGGTTGTCGATCAGTTGGGGTAAATCACGATAGGCATCAGGTCCGACAACTAAATCGACCCAAGGCCGTTGTTCAATTAACGATTCTTTCAGATTCTGAGCCATGCAACCAATGACGCCTAATACCATATTAGGCTTCACCTCTTTAAAGCGGCGATACTGCGCGAGGATACCCAAGATACGGTCTTCCGCACCTTCCCGTACTGCACAGGTGTTTATCAGCAAGACATCGGCTTCGTCATGGTTTTCGGTTGATGCATACCCTTTGGGGTACATCACTCCCGCAACCAATTCAGAATCGGCTTTGTTCATTTGACAGCCGTACGTCTCTATCATTATCCGTTTCATGGAACCCCCAAACGTTAGAAATATAGATGGGTAAAGAGTTCGGAGCAAGGAACTGAGCGTTTTTGGGATGAGAAAGCAGTGATACGAGTTAACGAGTCGATTGGAGCGAGGGCAAACACAAGGTTCGCCCGTACTCGAATTCAAGTAAAGTGTTTAGTGGTGCTCGGGTTCTCGATTTGCGTAATTGTATGAGAATATTCCGGCGGAGAACGACAAGAGGAGAGCTAAGTACATTGACCAATGCATACCAAAGAGGAAACCTGCCGAGGATTGCGGGTCGGCGGCAAAATTGCGGGCGAATTGCACCATCGCTGCTGAGAGGGCAATTCCAGCAACCATCCCGATGTTTCGGATGAGTGCCATCATGCTGCTTGCTAAAAACATAAGAGATTTCGGTACCGATCCAAGGAGCGCTTTGTTGTTTGCCGGTACGAAAATGGAGCCACCCATTCCGGTAATCGCAATTCCCGTGATTAAGTAAAGTGAAGAACTGTCTTCTTGTAAAAAAGCTAACACAAGGAGACCGATCGATTGGACAATCGGACCAACCAACGAGGGAATTCGAGACCCGATGCGGTCAGCCGCACGACCCGCTAACGGGGCGACAATCGCCAAAGAGAGCGGCCACACCGTCATAAACAAGCCAGTTGTTTTAAGATCGAAGTGTTTTACCTCATGCAGGTAGAATGGCAGCGTCAACATCGCTTGCACACTTGCGGCGGTAGTTAGCAGTCCGCCAACGGTCGCAGCAGTGAATGTCCGGTTTTGGAACACTTCGAGTGGCAACATCGGATGAAGTGTATGCTTCTCGTGGCGAAGGAAAATGTAGAATAGTATGCATGCAACGGCGACACTACCCACGAAAATGAAGAGATTTTTGTGCCCAGTTTCCGATAATGCAAATAGCATAACGAGCAGCGCAAAGCCGCTTAAGGCAGCACCATAGTGATCAAAGGTTTTCTCTTTTCCTTCGTTGGATGGTTCAACTTTCAACCAGAGTGATGAGAGTAGGATAGCAATGATACCTATCGGAAGGTTGATCCAGAAGATTGCCGACCAACTTCCGTAATGCCCCGCGATAAATCCACCGAATATTGGGCCGGTCAGAGAACCAGCAGCGACAACTGTACCAATCATTCCAAGCGCCATACCGCGGTTTTTCAACGGAAACGCCGACGCAATAAAACCTGCTCCCAATGCAGAACTGAATGCTGAGCCAACTCCTTGTAAAGCGCGGGCAGCAACTAACATGGAAAGTGAATTGGATAATGCGCAGAGGACAGAGGAGATCGTAAAGATGACGATACCGGCGATATAAACACGGCGTTCCCCTAACCGGGGAGCAATTGCACCAATTGGCAGGAGAGAAACGCTAATGATGAGAAGATAAATGGTAGATACCCACTCCACCCGCGTCAATGGTGCATCAAACTGCTGGGCAATTGCGGGTAAAACCAAGTTTACAGCAGACCCATCAATCGTCGCCATAAAGATGTTAACGGCAACGACGGCAAAAACTCGCCATGGATTCACGATGTTGTTTGTAGGTGTCAAGCGGCTCTTTGAGCAGAGGTGAGGAACGGAATCGCTACTTCTTCTGCGGTTGTGGATCAGAATTTTCCGGTACTAATTGAAAGACACGCTCTCCCTCACGAGCCAAATGCCATTGATAACGTGCCACCCACTCAATGGTTTCAGGATCGCCATAATCAATTGCCATTGTCAGTGAGTCAATTTCTGTGTTTTCACGCTGGATTTGCTTGAAGGTTGTATTTAGAGAGTCGAGCTTTTTCAAATGTTTGGTGTGCTGCCAATAGTACTTTGTAAAATTGCTCGTCATCAGCATTGCCAGTGCGATTAGTGATATCGCGTATAGCCAACGCTTGATTCGTGCTTTTCGGGCAACTTGGTACTCGGGTGAATCAGATGGTTTTGTCATGGCAGCACTCTACTATTTATGCGCTTTGCGCCATTGTCGGACTCACATCGGAACGCCGCAGCAGCATTGGCGAAGCGCCGGTTTCCACGGTGTCGGCAGTAATCCGGATTTCTAATAAATCTGGTTCCGAAGGAAGTTGGAACATCCATTCCAACATGACTTCTTCCAGAATCGAACGCAATGCCCGCGCGCCGGTTTTACGATCTTGCGCTTTGTGGACAATCGCTTGGAGCGCTTCTTCCTCAAAGAGTAAACGAACCCCTTCGAGTTCAAAGAGTTTTTGGAATTGCTTGATAATAGCGTTTTTTGGTTCGACCAGAATTCGCAACAACGCCTCTTCGGATAGCTCTTCGAGCGAGGCATAGACCGGCAATCGACCGACTAATTCCGGTATCATTCCAAAGCGAAGGAGATCAATTGGTTGCAATTGCCGGAGAAGAGTGTTTATTGATTCGTCGCGTTTCGCGTGGATTTCCGCACCAAAACCGATGGCATTGCGTCCGACCCGATTGGCAATGATTTTATCGATACCCTCGAAAGCGCCGCCACAGATAAATAGAATATTCCTGGTGTTGATGTGTACTAACCGTTGTTCGGGATGCTTTCGTCCCCCTTCCGGCGGAATCGCGGCTATGGTACCCTCAAGCAGCTTTAACAGCGCTTGTTGGACACCTTCGCCCGACACATCGCGAGTGATTGATGAAGATTCCGATTTTCGGCTAATCTTATCGATTTCGTCGATGTAGATGATTCCGATTTCAGTTAAAGCAACATCGTACTCGGCGGCTTGGTATAACCTCACAAGTACATTCTCGACATCCTCTCCGACGTAACCAGCTTCGGTCAATGTTGTCGCATCGGCAATAACGAAAGGAACTTGCAATAACTTCGCCAACGATTGAGCGAGCAGTGTTTTTCCGGTACCAGTTGGACCTAACAGCAGGACATTGGATTTATCAATTTCGACTCCGCTGTCGCTGTCTTGATGAATCACCCGTTTGTAGTGATTGTAGACGGCTACCGATAGCATTTTCTTTGGGAGCTCTTGGCCGATAACATGGGTATCCAGCTCACGCTTTATCGCTTCCGGGGTGGGAATTTTTTCCAGTTGTGCGGTGCGGGCACCGGTCGAACGGCGGATGAATTCACCAAAGGCTTTGACACAGGTATCGCAAATCGCACCCTGTGGACCGGGAATCAACATCCGGACGTGGGCAACCGGCCGATTGCAAAAACTGCAACGGTCGGCAACATTTCCCTTCGGGGTACGTTCAGTGGGGTTTGCCATAAACTCTATTTATCACAATCAATAACTCGAAACTGAAACACTTTACTAAATGTCATAGGATCGAGGGTTGTTGTTGGTTAATGGATTGCTATTTCTTGCTGTCGAGGTATTCTTTCCAAACGAGGGAAAGCGCATTCCCCAATGGCATCGATAGCATCTGTGCGCGGATTTTCTCGATTAGTACCGCTTTATCGCCTTCCGGGAATTCGATTCCATGGGCTTTGATTGTATTCAATAGCTCTTCGTCGCGAATCGAAAGTAGCATTTCCAATTTCTCTCCCCTTGGTTTGTTAACGTTTATGAGTTGGTATAGTTCCAATCACTGCAAATTTTCGTTTGGGCGAATGATGCGGGAAGACATTCTCTTTGCCTCCCTCACTACTGCGACAAGAATGTCGCGGTTACGGCTTGGGGCGTATGCCATACGCCCCTACATAATGTCAAAAGTAATGATACGGTGTATGCATCATAATTTCTAAACCGATCCACGGCTTAAGAAGATAAGAACAATCCCCGATTGATGAAAACGGGTGCAGACCAAACTCGTCTACACCCGCTCCTCTCCTGATTGTTATCGTTTAACCGTTCTTGAGTGCACTGACAAAGTCGGTCTTTTCCCAAGTAAATTCAGGTAGTTCACGGCCAAAATGGCCATAACTGGCAGTCTTGCGATAAATTGGGCGGCGGAGATTCAACCGCTCAATGATTCCTGCCGGAGTCATATCAAAAACTTTCTTTACCAACTTGGCGATTTCTTCATCGGGCATCACACCTGTGCCAAAGGTTTCTATCATCATCGATACCGGCTCCGCTACTCCGATAGCATAGGCAACCTGTACTTGACAACGATGGGCTAAACCGGCTGCAACCACATTTTTGGCGACATGACGGGCAGCATAGGCAGCCGATCGGTCAACCTTTGTAGGGTCTTTTCCACTGAATGCACCACCACCGTGTGGCGCGGCACCACCGTAGGTGTCAACGATTATCTTTCGACCAGTTAGACCGGCGTCGCCCTGCGGCCCGCCGATAACAAACCGACCGGTCGGATTCACATGAAATACGACATCTTTTGCCAGCATCGACGCAGGAATTATCGGTTTGATTACGTGTTCAACGATGTCGGAACGAATTTTTTCAAGAGTGATGTCTGGGTCGTGTTGTGTGGAGATGACGACCGTTGTCACTTCGACTGGTTTACCATCGATGTAACGGACACTGACTTGGGATTTTCCATCGGGACGGAGGAAGTTTAACTCATTCGATTTACGCACTTCAGCCAGGCGACGGGTTAAACCGTGCGCTAACATGATTGGCAAAGGCATCAACTCGGGGGTTTCGTTCACAGCGTAGCCGAACATCATACCTTGATCGCCAGCACCGGCCCGGTCGACCCCCATTGCGATGTCGGGTGATTGCTTATCGAGTGCGACCAACACCGAACAGGTTTCGTAATCGAACCCGTAATGTGAACTGCTATACCCAATATCCTTTACCACTTCCCGCACGAGATCGGCAACCGGTACATAGGTCGTCGTGGTAATTTCACCGCCGACCAAGACTAATCCCGTTGTCGTAAAGGTTTCGCAGGCAACCCGCCCAAATGGATCGTCGGCTAACACGTTATCAAGCACCGCATCGGAAATCTGATCCGCGATTTTATCGGGATGACCTTCAGTAACCGATTCGGAACTAAACAAAAATTCTGACACGCTATCTCTCCTGTTCGCCAAAATGGCGCGCTTTGATGGATGTAAAGCGAACCGGGCGGCTGCCGTCCCTTTCGCACTTGTGGTTCGTAGATCGTTTCGATAACTGGGGGTGGTTGTCCACACCTGCCCTGTAGTAATGAGAAGGGCGAGAGTGTTTCGCCCGTTGTTTTTTTCTGTACGCCCGTTGGACAAGAATGTCCAATGTACAGTTCGACAGACAGGAGTGTCTGTCGTACGATGTTAATGTACGAGTTTAATTTCGGATAGTTCCGAGATATTCAATTGATGGAATGTGCCGCTAACTTCCGCTTCCGGACCAATTACCGACGCCGACATTAACATCGCCGAAACTTTTGCACCGCGTTCTACGATACAATTCTTGAGAACACTGTTGCAAACCGATGCGCCGGAACCTATTGTAACATAGGGGCCGATGACAGAGCCGGATACGCTTGCCGTACTGGCAATCGAAACCGGTGGAATTAATACGGTGTCGACACAATGAGATGGCATCGAATGTCCTTCCTTGTGTCGTCTTTGCAGGAAATGCCGATTTGTTTCCAACAATGTTTCCACTTTTCCGCAATCGTACCAACCGGGCACTTCAAACGTAGTAAGTAACGTACCACGTTCGACCATTTTATGCAATGCTGTCGTTAATTGGAACTCACCTCGCACCCGTTCATTCTTCACCATCATTTCGGTAAGAACTTCGCGTAACAATTCACCTTGGCGTAAC
This window of the bacterium genome carries:
- the lon gene encoding endopeptidase La — translated: MPELHEPTSENRPTLPEVLPVLPIDNVVFPGLVLPFTVSEPAVTKLVNDVLAGSKLFCVVTRRPEPIPGQELFPTALGDDETFVIGCSVQVLKMIRMPDGTMRLLLQGTDRIRLTSIEKSQPYWRARIEPLPTTISDSAKAEALRRKVQEEMSELFELSQQYPDELKIAVVNVQDPGQLADLIGANLNLPVIHRQRLLEADDVVERLTRLLSIITREQEVLRLGNKLQSEVEGEINKTQREFMLREQMRAIQRELGEYEGKELEELKQRILAAKLPESAQAAADKELERLSRMNPSSADYSVSRTFIDWLLDVPWSVVTEDRIEVSEARKILEADHYGLEDVKERIIEFLSVRKLKQSSKGPILCLVGPPGVGKTSIGRSIARSMGRTFFRFSLGGMRDEAEIRGHRRTYVGALPGRIVQGMKRAGSMNPVFMLDEIDKLGSDFRGDPASALLEVLDPEQNFSFTDHYLEVELDLSKVLFLTTANTLETIPRPLLDRMEVIRLPGYLTEEKIHIASKYLVPRQREENGLEPSDIKFTKSALDAIITGYTLEAGVRNLERKIGTACRKVAVEKAEKKLEPPHIVDKDEVAKLLGPPRHLDSNKKESSLIGVANGLAWTPVGGDVLKIEATSMPGTKGLFLTGQLGSVMKESAEIALSFIRSHHKLWNLDADFLKGLDVHIHIPEGATPKDGPSAGVTMTTALVSLFTKRKIRGDIAMTGEITLQGKVLPIGGLREKSVAAARAGIKTIFIPDQNISDLEEMPDSVKSKVKFVPVKRIEDLLSQALV
- a CDS encoding Hsp20/alpha crystallin family protein, with amino-acid sequence MSESLRVSLSPSDGSDEMDFIFRNYFNRPISMQAYSGWRPATDMFETDTEIILIIDLAGIDMAHTSLVQEGNTIKISGSREDVEGFAKRNYQLMEISYGPFEREFVLSSPVVQDSVEARYVNGIVTVRMKKLLQQTGTIHIEVGSE
- the rpmB gene encoding 50S ribosomal protein L28, whose amino-acid sequence is MSYVCEICGKGSLKGNNVSHAHNLTIRRWKPNLQRVRTKTPQGTRMVRVCTSCIQGGKIVKA
- a CDS encoding SPOR domain-containing protein, which produces MKTLLLFLLILSIVATVALAQQASWYKLAERGDIASLTTLEQNGKLPEPWTVLVQALQANDAKTAQPLYERVLVLDPNGAAGKFAKQRLGHLQTFVAVNLEPSSDALVASDPHVAKSPNAPGVPGEISSAKQPVSINDGTGKFVAQFGSFTKKGTADGIALTLKNHGFSAEVVSIVIGDRKMWRVWSGRFATEKEAAEKISAVKAKTALDGVILRAQ
- a CDS encoding tetratricopeptide repeat protein, with product MTELFLLLLFVSLIAAGSWFYYHSSARRPFRRSDLSEFETGLNALLENELQLAAKHLANAAKEDPDNVFARVWLGTVLRKQNDIERALKIHMELAIRESLSAAERISIHKALAEDFHVAQHPEKTLEHLDLILAVDKSNAWALERRLQYLAGKGDWSGYIDTSLKLSNLRKKSLDARRMAIICTLDGDRLGAAGKGKEGRLRYREAIKYDASFPGAYLGLAESYRREKRISDAIKEVELLMENSPESADIAFPLLEAILFEQGRFEEVEGFYRSFLTKQHHIVQGYVALATIAERKADNESALRILREGLEANPGNELLQYELARHLTRLKKVDELAKPGLQAMKRLAPPHSAFNCSNCGFSSDAMRWFCPSCGAWESFNT
- a CDS encoding LapA family protein, which produces MPFIRWIIVTVVILTVMAFALQNQSQTVTITFGTYTSTPIPLFMALFGAFVVGILIYFVMTLTAQLKLRGDVSRYRRECVRLKDELNRLRNLNLDKELEMAFRSRSAMPMVTVTESRSGRSSDEYEGFGA
- the miaB gene encoding tRNA (N6-isopentenyl adenosine(37)-C2)-methylthiotransferase MiaB; translated protein: MKRIMIETYGCQMNKADSELVAGVMYPKGYASTENHDEADVLLINTCAVREGAEDRILGILAQYRRFKEVKPNMVLGVIGCMAQNLKESLIEQRPWVDLVVGPDAYRDLPQLIDNLQSGDREPAVLVRRDRFENYEEIFPVRGEGTNAWVSIMRGCDNFCTFCIVPHTRGRERSRKLHSIIREVEEAVQHGFGEITLLGQNVNSWIDEESGEHFADLMKAVGEIPGVKRVRFTSPHPKDFPDPLLYAMVENPAVLVPHIHLPLQAGNDIVLERMNRGYTKKEYLALVDHIRSIIPDVAFSTDVIVGFPGETAEQFEDTVEVMRAVRYSGAFMFKYSQRPYTKAANWLDDVPEAEKQRRLERLITLQREQEKALINSYIGTKSVILIESISPKSDQEWIGRTPQNRPCVLPVTAGKPGELVPVEIVAVRSLTLVGQPV
- a CDS encoding MFS transporter — its product is MNPWRVFAVVAVNIFMATIDGSAVNLVLPAIAQQFDAPLTRVEWVSTIYLLIISVSLLPIGAIAPRLGERRVYIAGIVIFTISSVLCALSNSLSMLVAARALQGVGSAFSSALGAGFIASAFPLKNRGMALGMIGTVVAAGSLTGPIFGGFIAGHYGSWSAIFWINLPIGIIAILLSSLWLKVEPSNEGKEKTFDHYGAALSGFALLVMLFALSETGHKNLFIFVGSVAVACILFYIFLRHEKHTLHPMLPLEVFQNRTFTAATVGGLLTTAASVQAMLTLPFYLHEVKHFDLKTTGLFMTVWPLSLAIVAPLAGRAADRIGSRIPSLVGPIVQSIGLLVLAFLQEDSSSLYLITGIAITGMGGSIFVPANNKALLGSVPKSLMFLASSMMALIRNIGMVAGIALSAAMVQFARNFAADPQSSAGFLFGMHWSMYLALLLSFSAGIFSYNYANREPEHH
- a CDS encoding septum formation initiator family protein, producing MTKPSDSPEYQVARKARIKRWLYAISLIALAMLMTSNFTKYYWQHTKHLKKLDSLNTTFKQIQRENTEIDSLTMAIDYGDPETIEWVARYQWHLAREGERVFQLVPENSDPQPQKK
- the clpX gene encoding ATP-dependent Clp protease ATP-binding subunit ClpX, translated to MANPTERTPKGNVADRCSFCNRPVAHVRMLIPGPQGAICDTCVKAFGEFIRRSTGARTAQLEKIPTPEAIKRELDTHVIGQELPKKMLSVAVYNHYKRVIHQDSDSGVEIDKSNVLLLGPTGTGKTLLAQSLAKLLQVPFVIADATTLTEAGYVGEDVENVLVRLYQAAEYDVALTEIGIIYIDEIDKISRKSESSSITRDVSGEGVQQALLKLLEGTIAAIPPEGGRKHPEQRLVHINTRNILFICGGAFEGIDKIIANRVGRNAIGFGAEIHAKRDESINTLLRQLQPIDLLRFGMIPELVGRLPVYASLEELSEEALLRILVEPKNAIIKQFQKLFELEGVRLLFEEEALQAIVHKAQDRKTGARALRSILEEVMLEWMFQLPSEPDLLEIRITADTVETGASPMLLRRSDVSPTMAQSA
- the metK gene encoding methionine adenosyltransferase, coding for MSEFLFSSESVTEGHPDKIADQISDAVLDNVLADDPFGRVACETFTTTGLVLVGGEITTTTYVPVADLVREVVKDIGYSSSHYGFDYETCSVLVALDKQSPDIAMGVDRAGAGDQGMMFGYAVNETPELMPLPIMLAHGLTRRLAEVRKSNELNFLRPDGKSQVSVRYIDGKPVEVTTVVISTQHDPDITLEKIRSDIVEHVIKPIIPASMLAKDVVFHVNPTGRFVIGGPQGDAGLTGRKIIVDTYGGAAPHGGGAFSGKDPTKVDRSAAYAARHVAKNVVAAGLAHRCQVQVAYAIGVAEPVSMMIETFGTGVMPDEEIAKLVKKVFDMTPAGIIERLNLRRPIYRKTASYGHFGRELPEFTWEKTDFVSALKNG